A window of the Dyadobacter pollutisoli genome harbors these coding sequences:
- a CDS encoding ATP-dependent DNA helicase, whose amino-acid sequence METDKILPSELLRKRFPFKPTDGQLRFFNKTNDFLIEEKGLERYRDCFLLKGYAGTGKTTIISTLIKVLKNFGYKSILLAPTGRAAKVMSGYADKVALTIHKKIYKQTADSFSGTLTFQRQKNYHDNTLFIVDEASMITDEADFGSRSLLADLVDFVFENPGNKLMLVGDVAQLPPVGKELSPALDGDYLEKTYYMSVFQEELKEVMRQDEQSGILFNATLLRNQLAAEKPEIQITTRSYRDVFKMTGEKLEEGLRYAYDKYGQENSIILTRSNKSAVQYNEYIRRMINFSEEELDAGDRLMVVRNNYNILDEESPAGFIANGDFVELLKIRKTQEMYGFRFADVTLRLSDYEKQPEFDAKIFLDTLHSASPSMSSEDNKKLYEAVLEDYFHIKSKKERIEALRKDPYLNALQVKFAYSLTCHKAQGGQWSAVFIDQGYLPEEQINAEFIRWLYTAITRATDEVFLMNFHPHFFK is encoded by the coding sequence ATGGAAACAGACAAAATTTTACCTTCCGAGTTACTACGAAAACGTTTTCCTTTTAAACCCACTGACGGACAGCTTCGTTTTTTCAACAAAACCAATGATTTCCTCATCGAAGAAAAGGGCCTGGAACGATACAGGGACTGTTTTTTACTAAAAGGCTACGCTGGAACCGGTAAAACAACCATCATCAGTACACTCATAAAAGTCCTCAAAAACTTTGGGTACAAGTCCATTTTGCTGGCGCCGACGGGTCGCGCAGCGAAGGTAATGTCGGGTTATGCCGACAAAGTCGCATTGACGATACATAAGAAAATTTATAAACAAACTGCGGACTCGTTCTCGGGTACATTGACATTCCAGCGTCAAAAAAATTACCACGACAACACGTTGTTTATAGTCGATGAAGCCTCTATGATCACCGACGAGGCTGATTTTGGAAGCCGAAGCCTTTTGGCCGACCTTGTGGATTTTGTATTTGAAAATCCCGGCAACAAGCTCATGCTGGTCGGCGACGTTGCGCAGCTTCCTCCGGTGGGCAAAGAACTAAGTCCTGCATTGGACGGTGACTATCTGGAAAAAACCTACTATATGTCTGTTTTTCAGGAGGAGCTCAAAGAGGTAATGCGCCAGGATGAGCAGTCGGGGATATTGTTCAATGCCACTTTGTTAAGAAACCAGCTTGCAGCTGAAAAACCTGAAATTCAGATCACTACCCGCTCCTACCGGGATGTTTTCAAGATGACGGGTGAAAAACTGGAAGAAGGTTTACGGTACGCGTACGATAAATATGGGCAGGAAAATTCGATCATTCTGACCCGCTCCAATAAATCAGCCGTTCAATACAATGAGTACATCCGTCGAATGATCAATTTTTCGGAAGAAGAACTCGATGCGGGTGACAGACTGATGGTGGTACGCAATAATTATAATATTCTCGATGAGGAATCGCCGGCTGGCTTTATTGCCAATGGTGATTTTGTCGAACTTTTAAAGATCCGGAAAACGCAGGAAATGTATGGTTTCCGCTTTGCGGACGTCACATTACGGTTGAGTGACTATGAAAAACAGCCAGAGTTTGACGCCAAAATCTTTCTGGACACACTGCATTCTGCCTCTCCTTCCATGTCCTCGGAGGACAACAAGAAGCTATATGAGGCAGTTTTGGAAGATTATTTTCATATTAAATCAAAAAAAGAGCGGATCGAGGCTTTGCGTAAAGACCCCTATCTGAATGCATTGCAGGTCAAATTTGCCTATTCGCTTACCTGCCACAAAGCGCAGGGGGGACAATGGAGTGCGGTATTTATCGATCAGGGTTACTTACCCGAAGAGCAGATCAATGCAGAGTTTATCCGCTGGCTTTATACTGCCATCACCAGGGCTACCGATGAAGTATTTCTGATGAATTTTCATCCCCATTTTTTCAAGTAG
- a CDS encoding CBS domain-containing protein, whose protein sequence is MGNKPVNALWSVTQDNTVFEALELMAEKNIGAVLVLEDNELIGIFSERDYARKVILQGRASRDTLIRDVMTAKVITVETDQKIEECMQIMSDKHIRHLPVNRDGILIGIISINDIVSAIITEQKEHINTLESYISGSPYS, encoded by the coding sequence ATGGGCAACAAGCCTGTCAATGCGCTTTGGTCGGTAACGCAGGACAACACGGTGTTTGAGGCCCTGGAACTCATGGCTGAGAAAAACATTGGTGCAGTTTTGGTTCTTGAAGATAATGAATTGATCGGTATATTCTCGGAAAGGGATTACGCAAGAAAGGTTATTCTTCAGGGAAGAGCTTCACGTGATACGCTCATCAGGGATGTAATGACGGCCAAGGTGATTACTGTCGAAACTGACCAAAAGATTGAAGAATGTATGCAGATTATGTCCGATAAACATATCCGGCATCTACCTGTGAACCGCGACGGGATATTGATTGGGATTATTTCTATCAATGACATTGTTTCGGCCATTATCACGGAGCAAAAGGAGCATATCAATACCCTTGAGAGTTATATCTCGGGCAGTCCTTATTCCTGA
- a CDS encoding NUDIX domain-containing protein → MVIFAALKNHILHTVNDHVKGLYGGQIRVRACGICVAEGKILLINHSLYGQNGFFWSPPGGGILFGESAQQAVVREFKEETGLDVKVGPLLFFNEHIADPLHAIELFFEIKSFEGTLTKGIDPEFSSDDQIIRSVCFMSWQEISQYRADQLHILFSKTDSVEGILRLDNYIN, encoded by the coding sequence ATGGTTATCTTTGCCGCTCTAAAAAACCATATTTTGCATACGGTCAATGATCATGTGAAGGGTCTGTACGGAGGCCAGATCCGGGTGCGCGCTTGCGGTATTTGTGTGGCCGAAGGAAAAATCCTGCTTATAAATCATTCGCTGTATGGACAAAATGGGTTTTTCTGGAGTCCGCCGGGTGGGGGAATACTTTTTGGGGAAAGTGCCCAACAGGCTGTCGTAAGGGAGTTTAAGGAAGAAACGGGTTTGGATGTGAAGGTGGGCCCATTGCTTTTTTTTAATGAGCATATCGCTGATCCACTGCACGCGATTGAGCTGTTTTTTGAGATTAAATCCTTTGAAGGCACACTGACGAAAGGCATCGATCCGGAGTTTTCCAGTGACGACCAGATTATACGGAGTGTTTGTTTTATGAGCTGGCAAGAGATCAGCCAATACCGTGCGGATCAACTGCATATTCTCTTTTCCAAAACCGATTCGGTAGAGGGAATTCTGAGGCTTGACAACTATATTAATTAA
- a CDS encoding DUF3822 family protein, with product MANSENQVIEIIPTLLVGDSSFDAASIPRCTLCIEVDERRIRFCIVRDESMECIWLEDYAFDTALNPDEIFEKLKKIFTGHLLWSSNDWKNVRIAINSHAFSLIPNLIFEKDSAQDYLSFALGNPVPKDERVLYHELPLVHANNVFSIPQIWYDWMINHFGSSSIAFYHITSPLIIGALVSHAEQQELRIVSVYFEKEYFTLIVSESQQLILCNRFRYSQTQELAYIMLFTLSQLNLLPEEMKVLCYGEISSSSDAYTELSRFFPNLQIGSGPTTLKYTPQCADVPGHRYFGLFNTYLVSS from the coding sequence GTGGCAAATTCTGAAAACCAGGTCATTGAAATTATACCTACGCTGCTTGTAGGCGATAGCTCATTTGACGCGGCCAGTATTCCGCGATGCACATTATGCATTGAAGTGGACGAAAGGCGGATCCGGTTTTGCATTGTCCGGGATGAAAGCATGGAATGTATCTGGCTGGAAGATTATGCTTTTGATACCGCCTTGAATCCGGACGAGATTTTTGAAAAACTAAAAAAGATCTTTACCGGGCATTTGCTATGGTCTTCCAATGACTGGAAAAATGTTAGAATTGCTATTAATTCTCACGCTTTCAGCCTGATACCTAATTTGATCTTTGAAAAGGATTCTGCGCAGGACTATCTTTCCTTCGCATTAGGAAATCCCGTTCCAAAGGATGAAAGGGTACTTTACCATGAACTGCCATTGGTGCATGCCAATAATGTTTTCAGTATCCCGCAGATCTGGTACGATTGGATGATCAATCATTTCGGTTCATCCAGCATCGCATTTTACCATATTACGAGTCCTTTGATTATCGGTGCGCTGGTAAGCCATGCCGAGCAGCAGGAGCTTCGGATCGTTTCTGTTTATTTTGAAAAGGAATATTTCACCCTGATCGTCAGCGAGAGCCAGCAATTGATCCTTTGCAATAGGTTCAGATATTCACAAACACAGGAGCTGGCCTACATTATGCTTTTTACACTCAGTCAGCTGAATTTGCTGCCGGAAGAAATGAAAGTTTTGTGTTACGGTGAAATATCATCTTCTTCTGATGCATATACGGAGCTTTCACGATTTTTCCCCAATTTGCAGATCGGAAGCGGCCCTACTACATTAAAATATACTCCCCAATGCGCCGATGTTCCCGGTCACAGGTACTTCGGCCTTTTCAATACGTACCTGGTATCATCCTAA
- the coaD gene encoding pantetheine-phosphate adenylyltransferase, producing the protein MKRIALFPGSFDPFTKGHQDIVLRGLRLFDEVVIGIGNNATKKRYFPLDVMKEMIEKTFDSERNVKVVTYDDLTAHTARELGARFLLRGLRNTTDFEYENGISQVNRYLYEEIETVFLITSPPLAPISSSIIRDLHRYGQEVDDFLPYSLSELNKLNQEG; encoded by the coding sequence ATGAAGCGTATCGCACTTTTTCCCGGGTCCTTCGATCCTTTCACCAAAGGACATCAGGACATTGTTTTGCGCGGGTTAAGGCTTTTTGACGAGGTTGTGATCGGTATCGGTAATAATGCAACCAAGAAAAGATACTTTCCGCTGGACGTAATGAAGGAAATGATCGAAAAAACTTTTGATTCAGAGCGGAATGTGAAAGTAGTGACTTATGATGACCTTACGGCTCACACAGCGAGGGAATTAGGGGCCAGATTTCTACTCCGCGGCCTGCGTAACACGACCGATTTCGAATATGAAAACGGTATCTCACAAGTAAACAGGTACTTGTACGAAGAGATTGAAACTGTTTTCCTGATCACCTCACCGCCACTTGCACCCATCAGTTCGAGCATCATTCGTGACCTGCACAGATATGGACAGGAGGTGGACGATTTTCTGCCTTATTCACTCTCGGAACTGAATAAACTCAACCAGGAAGGCTGA
- a CDS encoding NUDIX hydrolase → MIIFFDDRPFRIVRTNQLSATETSAFDHIVDLRLEKLQKSMLTGHVLFLNSTATSAIQLIQILEKGLPKEMLSITIATREKTEVEDRIKGQYKVIKAAGGVVVKNGKWLFMYRRKKWDLPKGKLDKGENSKTAAIREIEEETGVKALVRDKICTTWHTYTLNNSRILKRTKWYLFDCLDDSKMSPQAEEQIEKLDWYTQSEAKSLLINSYSSIRYVVDSLAKTHNIKES, encoded by the coding sequence ATGATCATTTTTTTTGACGACCGTCCATTCAGAATTGTACGGACTAATCAGCTTTCTGCCACCGAAACTTCGGCTTTTGACCACATTGTGGACCTAAGATTGGAGAAGCTGCAAAAAAGCATGCTGACCGGGCATGTGTTATTCCTCAATTCCACTGCGACGAGCGCCATCCAGTTAATTCAAATTCTGGAAAAAGGCTTACCCAAAGAAATGTTGTCTATCACGATAGCAACGAGGGAGAAAACAGAGGTGGAGGACAGGATTAAAGGCCAGTATAAGGTCATTAAGGCCGCGGGAGGTGTTGTGGTAAAGAATGGCAAATGGCTTTTCATGTACCGTCGCAAGAAGTGGGACCTTCCAAAAGGAAAGCTTGATAAAGGCGAAAATTCCAAAACAGCCGCTATCAGGGAAATAGAAGAAGAAACTGGTGTGAAAGCACTGGTGAGAGACAAAATCTGCACAACATGGCATACCTATACGCTCAATAACAGTCGCATTCTGAAACGTACGAAATGGTATCTTTTCGATTGCCTGGACGATTCCAAAATGAGCCCGCAAGCGGAAGAGCAAATTGAAAAGCTGGACTGGTATACACAATCGGAAGCCAAGTCACTACTGATCAATTCATACAGCTCGATCAGATACGTGGTCGATAGCCTGGCGAAAACTCATAACATCAAGGAATCCTAA